GCGGCGGAGATGACCGCGCTTCTGGGCGGCATGCGGGTGCTCGGTGCGAACCATGGCGGCAGCCGCCACGGCGTCTTCACCGACCGCGTCGGCGCACTCTCGCAGGACTTCTTCTCGGTCGTGACCGACATGGCCTACAAGTGGAACCCGACCGAGGACGGCGCCTACGAGATCCGCGACCGCAAGACGGACGAGGTGAAATTCACCGCCTCCCGCGTGGACCTCGTCTTCGGCTCGAACTCGATCCTGCGCTCCTATGCGGAATATTACGCGATGGACGACAATGCCGACACGTTCGTGAAGGACTTCGTCTCGGGCTGGGTGAAGGTGATGAACGCCGACCGCTTCGACCTCGCCCTGGTGTGACCGGTGTGACCGGACCGGGATCCTGAAACCATCGGGCGGCAGGGCTCTCCCTGCCCCCCGATACTCTGAAGCCCCGCCTTGGCGGGGCTTCTTTCTTGCGTATGTTTCTTTGAGTATTTGGGGCACAAAGGAGACCGCGGCGCGCGCCGGATCTCCCCTTCGCCGCCTCCATCGGGCGGCGGTCTGAGGCGCGGCGGCGCTCAGCTCATGCCGAGCGCTTCCTTGTACATTTCGAGCACGGCCTCTTCCTCCGCGATCTCGTCGGTCGATTTCTTGCGCAGGGCGATGATCTTGCGCATCGCCTTGGTGTCGTAGCCGCGGCCCTTCGCCTCGGCCATCACCTCTTTCTGCTGATCGGCGATGTCCTTCTTCTCGAGCTCCAGACGCTCGTAGCGCTCGATGAACTGGCGCAGCTCGTCGGCGGTCACGCGATAGGAGCTGGCGGGGCCGGTGTCGTTCTCGTCGTCCATCATGTCGAACCTGTCCTCGTCATGTCGTTGTCTTCGTTCGGAGCCGATCCCTACCCGCCCCTCCGCGCCAAGGCAAGCCTCCCGGCACGGGGTGTGCGGGCACGCGCTGCGACACGGCGCGCTTGCGCCGCGGCGGCGAAGCGGCTAGGCGGTCGGGAGACGAATTCGACGTGACACGGGGGAGAGGTTCATGGAGTGGCTCATCTGGCTTGGCGCGGTCCTCACGCTCGCGGGCATCGGCCTGCTGGTCTACTGCATCGTCGCGGCGATGAAGGCGAAACGGCTCGGCGGCTCCGAGGAGGAGATCCGCGGGCGCCTGCAAAAGGTCGTGGCGCTCAACATGGGGGCGCTGCTGATCTCCGCCATCGGCCTCGGCGCGGTGACGATCGGCATCATTCTCGGCTGAGCGGGGCACCTGCCGCGACTCGCCTGCGCCCTCCGCCGCCCCGAGCGGGCCGGGCCCTGCCTCGTTTCGCGGCACATTCCGGCATGAGCGTCACCAAAACGGACGGCACACCCCGTTTCGTTTCGTGTCCGGCGACAGTTTGCCCAAAGGCTGCGGAATTCCTTTTCCCTGCCGCGAAAACACCCTAATTGGATAAAAGGGCGTTAACCAAATCCGCGCGACAACGGACAGGACGGGACCGGCGACAGCGCCGCCCGGTCGTCCGGTGCGGCGCGGGGACGCCCCCGATATGGACGACATGAACCGACAGAGCGAAGACAGGCAGAGGACCGGGGGACAGAACATGGACAGCGCGCTTCAGACAGCCGTGAGGACGCTCGAGGACATCTCGAACCAGCCGCGCAAGGCCTGGTGCGACAGCCTGGAGGTTCTGGCCGAGGAGCACGGCTATTATCAGCCGCTGGGCGACAGCTATGCCGCCGCCTTCCTCGACGACGCGCCGCGCCTGCTCGTCACCTTCGACAGCCACGAACGCGCCACGGAACGCACCGACAACGGCTATCCCCATGGCATGACGCTCGCCGCGCAGCAGGGCTGGTCCTCGCTCACGCTGCTCTCCCACGGGCCCGACCGCAGCGCCGACTGGTTCCGCGCGCCCGAGGTCTACGGTTATTTCGACCGGCTCGTGGACGAGGGCTTCTTCGAGGATTTCGACCAGGTCGTGTTCTACGGCGCGGGTGCCTTCGGCTATGCCGCCGCCGCCTATTCCGTCGCCGCCCCCGGTGCGACCGTCGTGGCGATCTCGCCGCAGGCCACCCTCGACGGACGGCTCGCGTCCTGGGACCACCGGTTCCCCGAAACGCGGCGGATGGATTTCTCCTCCCGCTACGGCTTTGCCCCCGACATGATCGAGGGCGCGGAAAAGGCCGTCGTCCTCTACGATCCGCATGTCGAGGCGGACGCCATGCACGCCGCGCTGTTTCACCGGCCGCATGTGACCCGCGTGCCCTGCCGGCTCTTCGGCGCGGATCCCGAATTCGAGATGATGGAAATGGACGCGCTCGCCCCGCTGCTCGAGGCGGCGATGCGCGGCGCGCTGACCCGGCGGGACATCACCCGCGCCCTGCGCTCGCGGCGGGAGCACAACGGCTATCTCCGCCGCCTCCTGAGCGAAGTCGGGACCGGCAACCGGCCGTTCCAGACCGTGCTGCTCTGCGGCCATGTGCTGTCGCAGCGCAAGCGGGCGCCGCGCTTCCGCCGCGCCTATGACCATGCGGTCGCGATGCTCGAGGAGCAGGGCCGGCCCGTGCCCGGCCGGAGCAAGATGCCCCCGGACCGCACGCAGGCGACCGCCTGAGCCCGGCTCAGGCGAGCCCCCCCTCCTCCACGACGAAGCGCGCCGCCTCCGCGACCCCCTGCCCGCTGCGCAGCGAGGCCATGACATAGGCCAGATCGCCGCGCGCGCGTTTCGTATCCGCCTCCAGAAGGGCGGGATCGACCCCGACATGGGGCGCGAGATCCACCTTGTTGACGATCAGGAGATCCGACCGCGTCACGCCCGGCCCCCGCTTGCGCGGGATGTCCTGTCCGGCGGCGGTGTCGATCACGTAGATCGTCAGGTCCGCGAGTTCCGGCGAAAACGTCGCGGCCAGATTGTCGCCGCCGCTCTCGATCAGGATCACGTCGAGATCGGGAATCGCCTGCGTGAGATCGGCCACGGCCGCGAGGTTGATGGAGGCGTCCTCGCGGATCGCCGTATGCGGACAGCCGCCGGTCTCCACCCCGCGGATACGCTCCATCGGCAGGATCTGCTGGCGCATCAGCGCCTCCGCATCCTCGCGCGTATAGATGTCGTTGGTGATGACCGCGACGGAGAACCGCTCCGACAGGATCTTTGCGAGCGCGCCGGTCAGGGTGGTCTTGCCCGCCCCCACCGGACCGCCGATGCCGACGCGCAGGGGTCCGTTCGGTGATGCCATGTCTGTCTCCCTTCTCTCAGGTCTTGAAAATCCGCACATCCATGTCCTCGTGCCGTGCCGAGGACAGGTCGGCGGCGAAACTGCCGGTGGTGAGCGTCTCCGCCCGCGTGTCGAGAGCGGCCTCCGCCACCTCCGCGATCACCGGGTGAAGCGCGGCGAGGACGCGCTGTCCCGCCGCCTGCCCGAGCGGGACGAAGCGCACGCCCGCCGACACGAGGTTCGAGGTGAAGCCATGGAGATAGAGCGACACCACCGTCCGCGTCGCCAGCGACAGCGGCCGCGCGGCGACGCCCACCGCCACCGGAAGCGCCGAGGCGGGGATCTCCGGCCCGCCCATCTGCGCCACGGTCCGCATGAAGGCCGTGCCCTGCTCGAAGGTCTCCGCCCAGCGCTCCCTCGTCCCCGCCAGCGCCTCGGCCAGCGCCGCCATCTCCGCCGCCTCCGCGCCCTGGCGCGTCATCGCCAGCAGCGCCGCGTCCACCCGCCCCGCGCCGAAGCGCAGCGTCGCCGCGAGCCAGTCCTGCAATTCCGTGGCCTCCCGCACCCGCCCCTCGCTCACCGCGAGTTCGAGCGCATGGGAATAGGCGAAGGCGCCGAGCGGGAAGGCGGGCGACAGCCATTGCGTGAGCGTCAGCAGGTCGCGGTCAGTCATGACTGTGCCAGGTGCGTCCTCCGTCATGGGAATGGCTGTGGCCATGGGCGGGATCATGGTCGTGAGCGTGAGGGTGGTCATGGTCATGGTGGGGATCGTGACCGCCGTGGCCGTGGTCAGGCCCGTGCGCCGGCCCGTGGTCGTGCCCCATCGTGCGCCCGTGCCCGTAGGCGCCGCCTTCGGGGCTGAAGGGGGCGACGATCTCCGTCACCGTCGCGCCGAGCTGTTCGAGCATCGCCCGCAGCACCGGATCGCGCTGGATCACCAGGCGGTCGGGCGCGATCTCGCAGGGCGTGTGCCGGTTGCCGATATGCCAGGCATAGCGCGTCACGTCCGGCCCCGTCACCTCGAACAGGGCCTCCTCGGCGGCGCGCACCGCGACCAGGGCGCCCGCCTCGGTGCGGAAGGCGTCGCCCTCCGCCACCGACACGGTCTGCGGCAGGTCGACGAAGATCACCGCGCCGCGCCCGGTCGTCAGCTTCTTGCGCCGCAGGAGCCGCTGGTCGTAGCTCAGCGACACGCTGTCGCCGGCCCCGGCGCCGCCTCCCGGCACGATCTCATAGGCTTTCGCTGCACTCATGACTGGACCCTCCGCTCGCTGAATTGGGAATTTCTTAACCTGTTCGTGTCAAAATGTAACGCAAGGAAACCTTCAGCCGGAGATCCCAGATGTTCATGCCCCGTTCCCCCGCCGACGACCTCGCCCGCCTGCGCGCCCAGATCGCCGTGCTGCGCGCCCGAGAGGCCGCGCTCGAGGCCCGGTTTCTCGAGATGAACGAGACCGGCCGCTTCCCCGGCTTCACCTGCGACGTCGTCGTGTCGCGCACCGGCCACGAGATCCTCGACGTCTCGAAGCTCCCCGCGGGGATCGTCGACGATCCGCGCTATCGCACCACGAGGCACGTCACCTCGGTCCGCATCGAGGCGCGCGATCCCGCCCGCCCCCCGGCCTGGGCCCTGCCCGATCCCGGCGACGATTTCGACCTCATCGAACGGGACTGAGCATGGCACATCTCTCCGTCCCCTCACCCGGCACGATCCCCGGCACGCGACATGGGCTGTCGCGCGCGACGGCTGGCGCGCCCCGGCCCGCCGGGCCGCCCGCGCCGTCTCCTGCACATTCCGCATCCGTCCCAGTCTCCGCCTCGCCTCGCCGTCATGATCCCGCCGCCCTTTCGCCGGCGGCCCCGCCGCGCCCGGCACCGTCAGAACAGGAAATAGCGCTGCGCCATCGGCAATTCCGTCGCCGGTTCGCAGGTCAGAAGCTCGCCATTCGCGCGAACCTCGTAGGTCTCCGGGTTCACCTCGATCTCCGGCGTGGCATTGTTCAGCACCATGGAGGATTTGCCGATCCGGCGCGTGTTCTCCACCGGAAGCGTCCGCTTCGACAGGCCGAGCGTGCGGCCCACGCCCTCGGCTTCGGCCGCCTGGGAGACGAAGAGCACCGCCGAATGCTCCACCGCGCGGCCCATCGCGCCGAACATCGGGCGCGAATAGACCGGCTGCGGCGTCGGGATCGAGGCGTTGGGATCGCCCATCTGCGCCACCGCGATCGAGCCGCCGAGCAGCACCATCTCCGGCTTCACGCCGAAGAAGGCGGGCGACCAGATCACCAGATCGGCGCGCTTGCCGGTCTCCACCGTGCCGATATGGCGCGACATGCCATGCGCGATGGCCGGGTTGATCGTGTATTTCGCGATATAGCGCTTCACGCGCATGTTGTCGTTGTCGCCGGTCTCCTCCGGAAGGCGGCCGCGCTGCTTCTTCATCTTGTCGGCGGTCTGCCAGGTGCGGATGATCACCTCGCCCACGCGCCCCATCGCCTGACTGTCCGAGGAGATCACCGAAAACGCGCCCATGTCGTGCAGGATGTCCTCCGCCGCGATGGTCTCCTTGCGGATCCGGCTCTCGGCGAAGGCGACGTCCTCGGGGATCGACTTGTCGAGATGGTGGCAGACCATCAGCATGTCGAGATGCTCCTCGAGCGTGTTGACCGTATAGGGCCGCGTCGGATTGGTCGAGGAGGGGAGGATGTTTTCATGCCCCACGACCTTGATGATGTCGGGCGCATGGCCGCCGCCGGCGCCCTCGGTATGATAGGCGTGGATCGTGCGCCCCCCGATCGCGGCGAGCGTGTTCTCGACGAAGCCGCTTTCGTTGAGCGTGTCCGTGTGGATCATCACCTGCACGTCCATGTCGTCGGCCACCGACAGGCAGCAGTCGATGGCACCGGGCGTCGTGCCCCAGTCCTCATGCAGCTTCATCGCCGCCGCCCCGGCGGTGATCATCTCGACGAGCGCGGCCGGCCGGCTGGCGTTGCCCTTGCCGGCCAGCGCGATGTTCATCGGCACGCCGTCGAGCGCCTGGAGCATCCGCCCGATATGCCAGGGCCCCGGCGTGCAGGTCGTCGCGAGCGTCCCGTGCGCGGGCCCCGTGCCGCCGCCGAGCATGCAGGTCAGCCCGGAATGGAGCGCGTCCTCGATCTGCTGCGGGCAGATGAAATGGATATGGCTGTCGAAGCCGCCCGCGGTGACGATCCGCCCCTCGCCCGCGATCACCTCCGTGCCGGGGCCGATGATGATATCGACGCCCGGCTGGGTGTCGGGATTTCCGGCCTTGCCAAGCCCGGCGATATGCCCGTCCCTGAGGCCGATATCGGCCTTGTAGATCCCGGTCACGTCGACGATCAGCGCATTGGTGATGACCGTGTCCACCGCGCCCTCGGCGCGGGAGCGCTGCGACTGGCCCATGCCGTCGCGGATCACCTTGCCGCCGCCGAACTTGACCTCCTCGCCATGGAACGGCGCGTTGCGCCCCCCGCCCGCCCGTTCGGCGGTCAGGTCGCGCTCGACCTCGATGATCAGTTCCGTATCCGCGAGCCGGACGCGGTCGCCGGTGGTGGGACCGAACATGTCGGCATAGGTCGCGCGGGAAATCTTTGCAGGCATGGTCTCACCCTTTCACTTCATCTCGTAGGCGGCACGGATATCGGCGGTCCGCACCCGCGTCAGCCGCTCGAGGCAGGAGGAGACGATCAGCGGCCGGATCGAGCCTCCCTCGTAGACCGCCCCTTCCGCCGCACAGGCCGCGTCGCGATAGGGGATCCACTTGCGCTGCGCGTCGCGGAGCGCGCCGGCCACCTCCGGCCGCCCGGCGGAGAGGCTGTCCATCGCCGCCCGGTATGTCTCGTTCAGGTCGGCATCGGCCGCGGCATGGGCCCGCGCGGCGCAGATGTTCATGTCGGTCTGGGTCATCGCCGACGCGCAATCGACCTCCTGGGCGAGAGCGGGCGCCGGCAGCAGCCAGGCCGCGAAAAGGACATGCACGGGCTTCATAGCGCGCCCATGACCTTCCGGTTGAACCCGAAGACGACGCGCGCCCCGGCCAGCGGCACGAGCGACACCTCGCGGGTCTGGCCCGGCTCGAACCGCACCGCGGTTCCGGCGGCGATGTCGAGCCGCTTGCCGCGCGCCGCCTCCCGGTCGAAATCGAGCGCCGGGTTGGTCTCGAAGAAATGGAAATGGCTGCCGACCTGCACCGGGCGGTCGCCGGTGTTGGCGACCCTGAGCCGGGTGACCTCGGCACCGGGGTTGAGTTCGATCTCGCCGTCCGCGACGAAATATTCTCCGGGGATCATCTCGGCCTCCTCATCGGATCGGGTGGTGGACGGTGACGAGCTTCGTCCCGTCGGGGAAGGTCGCCTCGACCTGGACCTCGTGGATCATGTCCGGCACGCCCTCCATACATTGCGCCCTGGTGACGACATGGGCGGCGGCCTGCATCAGCTCGCTCACCATCCTGCCGTCGCGCGCGCCCTCGACGACGAAATCGGTGATCAGCGCGATCGCCTCGGGGTGGTTGAGTTTCACGCCCCGCTCCAGGCGGTTGCGCGCCACCATCGCAGCCAGCGACACCAGCAGCTTGTCCTTTTCCCTCGGGGTCAGGTTCATGTCCGTTCCTTCTTACATTTGCCAGACGCGCGGCAGCGGCGCGCGCCGGATCGTGGTGAGCGCCTCTGCCACATAGCGGCGCAGCGGATAGCCGTCCGCGGCCTCGGCGCGGATCACGAGCTTGCCGTTCCAGCCGGACACGCCGGTCCGAACCCCGTCCCGCGACAGCGGCTTGAGCAGGTCGGCCAGCGCCTCCGCGCCGCGTTCGAACAGGCCGATCGTGGCGATCGCCCGCGCGCCGTTCAGCGTCACCGGGTGGTCGCGGAGGGCAAGCAGGGCCGCGTCGATCTCGAGCGGTTCGAGAAACTCGAGCCGCCCGGCCCGGCGCACCTCCCGCCGGTCGCGCAGATGCAGGCGCCGCACCGTCTCCCCCATCGCGGCACGTCCGAGCACCACCGTCTCGACGAAGAGGAAGCGCGCGTCGCCCGCGATCTCCGCCGTGGTGCGGCGCGACAGGCGGGCGCGGTCGAAGAGGATCGTCTCCTGCGGCAGCCAGTCGAGCCGCGCCCCCGCCCCGGCGGAAAGCGCGACCTGTACCGACGCATCCGGCCCGTCCGCGGTCGCCGCATACGCCCGTTCGGCGGTCTGGGTCGTGCCGGTGAGCGCCGTACCCGCCCCCGCCTCGAGCCGGTAGGCGAGCCGGTCGCCGGAGGTCAACCCCCCGGATGTATTGAGGAAAACCACCTCCGGCACGGGGCCGTGCACCTTCGGCAGCATCGCCTTGGCGGACCCCGACTGCGCAAGATCCACGAGCCCGCGCGCACCCATGACCACCGCGGCGTGTCCCTTGACACGCTGCATCTGCGGCGGTGTGGCGGTGCGGGTGGCGTCGAGCATCTGGTCCTCCGGATCGTGTCCGACGCTAGACCCGAGCGGGCGGGGGCTTCAATGGCCTGGGGGCGATCGCCGGCGAAGATCCGACCATTTGCTCAAAAAATATGCAGCAACAGGGATCTGGCATGTCGCACGGGAACGCGGTAATTGAGGCGCATGACCGACACACTCACGATCCTCCGCCCCGACGACTGGCACCTGCATCTGCGTGACGGCGCCATGCTCGAAGCCGTCCTGCCCGAAACCGCGCGCCATTTCGCCCGCGCCATCGTCATGCCGAATCTCGTGCCCCCGGTGGTCACGGGCGAGGATGCGGCGGCCTATCGCGAGCGCATCCTGAAGGCCAATCCGGGCCGCGGCACCTTCGAGCCG
The nucleotide sequence above comes from Celeribacter indicus. Encoded proteins:
- a CDS encoding DUF2312 domain-containing protein, yielding MMDDENDTGPASSYRVTADELRQFIERYERLELEKKDIADQQKEVMAEAKGRGYDTKAMRKIIALRKKSTDEIAEEEAVLEMYKEALGMS
- the ureG gene encoding urease accessory protein UreG — its product is MASPNGPLRVGIGGPVGAGKTTLTGALAKILSERFSVAVITNDIYTREDAEALMRQQILPMERIRGVETGGCPHTAIREDASINLAAVADLTQAIPDLDVILIESGGDNLAATFSPELADLTIYVIDTAAGQDIPRKRGPGVTRSDLLIVNKVDLAPHVGVDPALLEADTKRARGDLAYVMASLRSGQGVAEAARFVVEEGGLA
- a CDS encoding urease accessory protein UreF, which translates into the protein MTDRDLLTLTQWLSPAFPLGAFAYSHALELAVSEGRVREATELQDWLAATLRFGAGRVDAALLAMTRQGAEAAEMAALAEALAGTRERWAETFEQGTAFMRTVAQMGGPEIPASALPVAVGVAARPLSLATRTVVSLYLHGFTSNLVSAGVRFVPLGQAAGQRVLAALHPVIAEVAEAALDTRAETLTTGSFAADLSSARHEDMDVRIFKT
- a CDS encoding urease accessory protein UreE → MSAAKAYEIVPGGGAGAGDSVSLSYDQRLLRRKKLTTGRGAVIFVDLPQTVSVAEGDAFRTEAGALVAVRAAEEALFEVTGPDVTRYAWHIGNRHTPCEIAPDRLVIQRDPVLRAMLEQLGATVTEIVAPFSPEGGAYGHGRTMGHDHGPAHGPDHGHGGHDPHHDHDHPHAHDHDPAHGHSHSHDGGRTWHSHD
- the ureC gene encoding urease subunit alpha, which codes for MPAKISRATYADMFGPTTGDRVRLADTELIIEVERDLTAERAGGGRNAPFHGEEVKFGGGKVIRDGMGQSQRSRAEGAVDTVITNALIVDVTGIYKADIGLRDGHIAGLGKAGNPDTQPGVDIIIGPGTEVIAGEGRIVTAGGFDSHIHFICPQQIEDALHSGLTCMLGGGTGPAHGTLATTCTPGPWHIGRMLQALDGVPMNIALAGKGNASRPAALVEMITAGAAAMKLHEDWGTTPGAIDCCLSVADDMDVQVMIHTDTLNESGFVENTLAAIGGRTIHAYHTEGAGGGHAPDIIKVVGHENILPSSTNPTRPYTVNTLEEHLDMLMVCHHLDKSIPEDVAFAESRIRKETIAAEDILHDMGAFSVISSDSQAMGRVGEVIIRTWQTADKMKKQRGRLPEETGDNDNMRVKRYIAKYTINPAIAHGMSRHIGTVETGKRADLVIWSPAFFGVKPEMVLLGGSIAVAQMGDPNASIPTPQPVYSRPMFGAMGRAVEHSAVLFVSQAAEAEGVGRTLGLSKRTLPVENTRRIGKSSMVLNNATPEIEVNPETYEVRANGELLTCEPATELPMAQRYFLF
- a CDS encoding lysozyme inhibitor LprI family protein; this encodes MKPVHVLFAAWLLPAPALAQEVDCASAMTQTDMNICAARAHAAADADLNETYRAAMDSLSAGRPEVAGALRDAQRKWIPYRDAACAAEGAVYEGGSIRPLIVSSCLERLTRVRTADIRAAYEMK
- a CDS encoding urease subunit beta, with the translated sequence MIPGEYFVADGEIELNPGAEVTRLRVANTGDRPVQVGSHFHFFETNPALDFDREAARGKRLDIAAGTAVRFEPGQTREVSLVPLAGARVVFGFNRKVMGAL
- a CDS encoding urease subunit gamma is translated as MNLTPREKDKLLVSLAAMVARNRLERGVKLNHPEAIALITDFVVEGARDGRMVSELMQAAAHVVTRAQCMEGVPDMIHEVQVEATFPDGTKLVTVHHPIR
- a CDS encoding urease accessory protein UreD, which gives rise to MLDATRTATPPQMQRVKGHAAVVMGARGLVDLAQSGSAKAMLPKVHGPVPEVVFLNTSGGLTSGDRLAYRLEAGAGTALTGTTQTAERAYAATADGPDASVQVALSAGAGARLDWLPQETILFDRARLSRRTTAEIAGDARFLFVETVVLGRAAMGETVRRLHLRDRREVRRAGRLEFLEPLEIDAALLALRDHPVTLNGARAIATIGLFERGAEALADLLKPLSRDGVRTGVSGWNGKLVIRAEAADGYPLRRYVAEALTTIRRAPLPRVWQM